The DNA sequence AGCAAGTCACGCGGCACACTGATCTCTGCAAACAGTGTGATTGAGTGCGGCTTTAATCCTGAATGGTTCCGTTATTACTTCGCAACTAAGCTGAATGACAGCATGGAAGATTTAGATTTAAATCTTCAAGATTTTGTTGCACGGGTTAACAGCGACTTATTGGGCAAGTACATCAACATTGCAAGTCGCAGTGCTGGCTTCTTGGTGAAGCGTTTTGGCGGGATTGTTTCTGATGAAGCAATGAACAATCCACTACTAAAAGAAATTGCGTCATCAAGCGAAAAAATTGCCGACCTCTATGAGGGCCGTGAATATGCGAAAGCACTACGCACCGTAATGGAGCTTGCGGACAAGGTAAATGGCTTTGTCGATGAGAACAAGCCATGGGAAATTGCTAAAGATCCAGTACGTGAAGCAGATTTGCAGCGCGTTTGCAGCATTACCTTGGAAGCATTCCGAATGCTCAGCCTGTATCTCAAGCCGGTCATTCCCCAAGTTGCTGCTGGAGTTGAGGAATTTCTCTCTTTGCCACCCCTCTCCTGGGCGGACATTAACACCCCCCTTTCCAGCAAGAACCCCATCAAGGCATACAAGCACCTAATGACCCGAGTTGAAGCCCCTCAAATTGAGGCTTTGCTGGCGGCAAACTTATAAAAAGCCCCTAAAAAAACACCTATAATGGTGGTTGTAGTCCCTAGATAACTTTTGTATTAATTTCATAAGTTATTGAATTTATTGAGTATTTTAGGAAATGTCATGGCACGATATCAATCTGAATTCACCCAGTTCTTAAATGAACTCAAGACCGAGCATCCAAACCTCGAGGCTGAACAGCAAGCTGGTCGCGCCCTCCTATGGGACAAAGAGCCATTGAGTGTTGAAGATCAGCGTCGCGCCAAAGCTGCAAAACTCAAGCAACGCGCTTACGTTTATTCGAATGACTGAGCCCAGTACTCAGCCAATATCCGATTTACTAGATAGCACTCCATCAGTTACAGATGGCATGTCGGAAGCGTTCGCCAAACTGTATGGCGAACCGCTTTTTAAGCTTCCCACTGATCTCTATATTCCACCTGATGCACTAGAAGTTTTTCTAGAGGCATTTGAAGGTCCACTAGATTTATTGCTGTATCTGATTCGCAAACAGAACTTCAACGTTCTGGATATTCCAATGGCGCAGGTTACTCAACAGTATCTGAGCTATATCGATCAAATTCGCCATCACAATCTTGAGCTAGCTGCTGAGTATTTACTCATGGCCGCTATGTTGATTGAAATTAAATCTCGCATGCTACTGCCAATGAAGAAAGCAGACAGCGAAGAGGAAGTGGAAGATCCACGTGCAGAGTTGGTTCGCCGCCTGCTCGAGTACGAGCGCATGAAACTTGCAGCACAAGAGCTTGATCAGATTCCACAACAAGGTCGCGACTTCCAAGTAGCTCATGGCTATGTCGACACCACTATTGCAATTGCATGGCCCGATGTCAATGTAGAAGACTTACAAGCAGCTTGGCGTGATGTTTTACACCGCGCCAAGCTCACGCAGCATCACACCATTACCCGTGAAGAATTGTCAGTACGCGATTTCATGACACGCATCTTGCGCCGCTTACAAGGCACTAAATTTGTAGAGTTCGGCGAGCTATTTGAAGACGCAATTAAGTCAGGCAAAGGCATTCCGGTGGTGATCGTGAACTTCATCGCAATGCTTGAGCTCTCACGTGAAGCTTTGGTTGAAATCACTCAAGCTGAGCCATATGCGCCAATTTATGTGCGTCTTGCCTATACCCCTGTTGCATGAAAATCATTAGCGACATTCAGGAATTGCGTGATCACCTGCGCGGCCAAAACCGCGCTTCATTTGTACCAACCATGGGCAACCTCCATGAGGGTCACCTCTCTCTAATGCGCTTAGCGAGACAGCATGGGGATCCTGTAGTCGCCAGCATCTTTGTGAACCGTTTGCAATTTGGCCCTAATGAAGATTTTGATAGCTACCCGCGCACCATGCAAGCCGATATCGATAAGCTAGAAAAAGAAGGTGTATATATCTTATTTGCGCCTACTGAGCGAGATCTTTATCCACAACCACAAGAGTACCGAGTTGATCCGCCACAGCAATTAGGCGACATCCTTGAGGGTGAGTTCCGCCCAGGCTTCTTTAAAGGGGTTTGTACAGTCGTATTGAAGCTATTCTCTTGCGTTCAGCCCAAGGTTGCCGTGTTTGGTAAAAAAGATTACCAACAGTTGATGATTATTCGTCAGATGGCTAAGCAGTTTGCTTTGCCGGTTGACATTATTCCTGGCGAAACTATTCGTGCAGAAGATGGTCTCGCCCTCTCTTCCCGTAATGGCTACCTTTCTGTTGAGGAGCGAGCCGAAGCACCTGAATTGCAAAAGGCGTTGAAAGAAGTTCGTGAACGTGTTCTGCAGTTGAAGGATCTCAACAGCCAATCAATTTCTGAAATTGAGAAGGCGGCTGTTGCATCTTTAGCAAAACGTGGTTGGCAACCAGATTACATCGCTATTCGTCAGCAAAGTGATTTAGCCCCTGCTTCTAATGAGCAATTGCAGGCTGGTGAGCCGCTCGTTATTCTGACAGCGGCCAAGCTTGGCAAGACTCGCCTGATTGATAACCTAGAGATTTAGTCTCTAGGCGTACTTGTTACAGGGCGAAGAACTGCCCTACTTGTAGATTTAACTCTTTAGCTAACTCAGCACCAGTGACTTTTCCTGCGGCGCCTTTAGCCTTCAGGACTTCAATCTGTCCGCCGTGGCAGGTAATGAAGAAGGAATCTAGCGTGATCTGAGTTACTTCTCCAGGCTTGCCTTTGACGGCACCAAATGTTGCAGCTACGTGCTTGTGGCAATCGTAGATCTGAACCTTTTGCTCACCAAACTTCGTCCATGCACCAGGCGCAGGATTGCAAGCGCGAATGAGGTTATAAGTTTGACTGATGTGTGTAGCCCAATGAATCTGCGCAGCGTTCGCATCAAACCAACCTTCATAGTTAGCTTGTGATTCATCTTGAACGATTTCTTGATGCTTTCCTGCCGCTACTAAGTCAGCAGCTTCGAGCAATGCTTTAACGCCGATCGGGAAAAGATGATCAAAGTAGATTTTTCCTAAAGTATCGTTAGG is a window from the Polynucleobacter sp. MWH-Aus1W21 genome containing:
- the panC gene encoding pantoate--beta-alanine ligase — protein: MKIISDIQELRDHLRGQNRASFVPTMGNLHEGHLSLMRLARQHGDPVVASIFVNRLQFGPNEDFDSYPRTMQADIDKLEKEGVYILFAPTERDLYPQPQEYRVDPPQQLGDILEGEFRPGFFKGVCTVVLKLFSCVQPKVAVFGKKDYQQLMIIRQMAKQFALPVDIIPGETIRAEDGLALSSRNGYLSVEERAEAPELQKALKEVRERVLQLKDLNSQSISEIEKAAVASLAKRGWQPDYIAIRQQSDLAPASNEQLQAGEPLVILTAAKLGKTRLIDNLEI
- a CDS encoding ScpA family protein, which translates into the protein MTEPSTQPISDLLDSTPSVTDGMSEAFAKLYGEPLFKLPTDLYIPPDALEVFLEAFEGPLDLLLYLIRKQNFNVLDIPMAQVTQQYLSYIDQIRHHNLELAAEYLLMAAMLIEIKSRMLLPMKKADSEEEVEDPRAELVRRLLEYERMKLAAQELDQIPQQGRDFQVAHGYVDTTIAIAWPDVNVEDLQAAWRDVLHRAKLTQHHTITREELSVRDFMTRILRRLQGTKFVEFGELFEDAIKSGKGIPVVIVNFIAMLELSREALVEITQAEPYAPIYVRLAYTPVA
- a CDS encoding DUF3460 family protein translates to MARYQSEFTQFLNELKTEHPNLEAEQQAGRALLWDKEPLSVEDQRRAKAAKLKQRAYVYSND
- a CDS encoding methionyl-tRNA formyltransferase; this encodes MRVALIGSADFGKAALDAFLDRGDEIVAVFCPPDNPKSSKPEVLKEAALARGLTPLQFPSLKGPEAAQAMIDSNADICVMAYVIQFVPQELCKIPKHGTIQYHPSLLPKYRGPSAINWAIALGEEKTGLTIFRPSDGLDEGEVILQNEVAIGPNDTLGKIYFDHLFPIGVKALLEAADLVAAGKHQEIVQDESQANYEGWFDANAAQIHWATHISQTYNLIRACNPAPGAWTKFGEQKVQIYDCHKHVAATFGAVKGKPGEVTQITLDSFFITCHGGQIEVLKAKGAAGKVTGAELAKELNLQVGQFFAL